In the genome of Raphanus sativus cultivar WK10039 chromosome 4, ASM80110v3, whole genome shotgun sequence, one region contains:
- the LOC108862215 gene encoding UDP-D-xylose:L-fucose alpha-1,3-D-xylosyltransferase 3 isoform X2, with translation MAQQQQRPISNRPISFINRNGLFLLLLALLVLLGVYLPLSESPLFIFQNRTSSSSPPSPSFVVSDWRDYSLAQAAKFVAKNGTVIVCSVSYPFLPFLNNWLISISRQKHQEKVLVIAEDYALLYKVNEKWPGHAVLIPPALDPKAAHHYGSQGFYNLTSRRPQHLLDILELGYNVMYNDVDMVWLQDPFKYLQGGHDVYFMDDMTAIKPLNHSHGLPPSWNGVTYVCSCMIFLRCTSGAKLLLKKWVEEIRAQPWSNTEAKKPHDQPAFNRALRKTTHQVDVYLLPQSAFPSGGLYFKNKKWVSPRAEY, from the exons ATGGCGCAGCAGCAACAACGCCCAATTTCAAACCGTCCCATTTCATTTATAAACCGCAACggtctcttcctcctccttctaGCTCTCTTGGTTCTCCTCGGCGTATACTTACCTTTGTCAGAGTCTCCGTTATTCATTTTTCAAAACagaacctcttcttcttctcctccttctccttcttttgTGGTCTCTGACTGGCGCGACTATTCCCTTGCTCAAGCAGCCAAGTTTGTGGCTAAGAACGGGACGGTGATCGTTTGCTCAGTTAGTTATCCTTTCTTGCCTTTTCTTAACAACTGGTTGATTAGCATTTCCAGGCAGAAGCATCAAGAAAAAGTTCTAGTGATCGCTGAAGATTACGCTCTTCTGTACAAAGTCAACGAGAAGTGGCCCGGTCATGCCGTTCTCATTCCTCCAGCGTTGGATCCTAAAGCCGCACACCATTATGGTTCGCAG GGTTTCTACAATCTTACTTCTCGGAGACCACAACATCTCTTGGACATTTTGGAGCTAGGTTACAATGTTATGTACAATGATGTTGATATGGTCTGGCTACAAGATCCATTTAAGTATTTACAGGGAGGCCACGACGTTTACTTCATGGATGACATGACAGCA ATTAAGCCTTTGAATCACTCTCACGGTTTACCACCGAGTTGGAACGGAGTGACTTATGTATGTAGCTGCATGATTTTCTTGCGTTGCACTAGTGGTGCAAAGCTTCTATTGAAGAAATGGGTTGAAGAAATTCGAGCTCAGCCCTGGTCTAACACCGAAGCAAAGAAACCACATGACCAACCTGCTTTTAATCGAGCACTTCGCAAAACAACTCATCAG GTAGATGTCTACTTGCTTCCACAATCAGCTTTCCCGTCAGGAGGATTGTACTTTAAGAACAAGAAATGG GTTAGTCCACGAGCAGAATACTGA
- the LOC108862215 gene encoding UDP-D-xylose:L-fucose alpha-1,3-D-xylosyltransferase 3 isoform X1 has protein sequence MAQQQQRPISNRPISFINRNGLFLLLLALLVLLGVYLPLSESPLFIFQNRTSSSSPPSPSFVVSDWRDYSLAQAAKFVAKNGTVIVCSVSYPFLPFLNNWLISISRQKHQEKVLVIAEDYALLYKVNEKWPGHAVLIPPALDPKAAHHYGSQGFYNLTSRRPQHLLDILELGYNVMYNDVDMVWLQDPFKYLQGGHDVYFMDDMTAIKPLNHSHGLPPSWNGVTYVCSCMIFLRCTSGAKLLLKKWVEEIRAQPWSNTEAKKPHDQPAFNRALRKTTHQVDVYLLPQSAFPSGGLYFKNKKWVNETKGKHVIVHNNYIVGYNQKLKRFQDFGLWLVDDFSHESPLGKLELVHEQNTEEKKQKKRGRKQTENGGQNQNIL, from the exons ATGGCGCAGCAGCAACAACGCCCAATTTCAAACCGTCCCATTTCATTTATAAACCGCAACggtctcttcctcctccttctaGCTCTCTTGGTTCTCCTCGGCGTATACTTACCTTTGTCAGAGTCTCCGTTATTCATTTTTCAAAACagaacctcttcttcttctcctccttctccttcttttgTGGTCTCTGACTGGCGCGACTATTCCCTTGCTCAAGCAGCCAAGTTTGTGGCTAAGAACGGGACGGTGATCGTTTGCTCAGTTAGTTATCCTTTCTTGCCTTTTCTTAACAACTGGTTGATTAGCATTTCCAGGCAGAAGCATCAAGAAAAAGTTCTAGTGATCGCTGAAGATTACGCTCTTCTGTACAAAGTCAACGAGAAGTGGCCCGGTCATGCCGTTCTCATTCCTCCAGCGTTGGATCCTAAAGCCGCACACCATTATGGTTCGCAG GGTTTCTACAATCTTACTTCTCGGAGACCACAACATCTCTTGGACATTTTGGAGCTAGGTTACAATGTTATGTACAATGATGTTGATATGGTCTGGCTACAAGATCCATTTAAGTATTTACAGGGAGGCCACGACGTTTACTTCATGGATGACATGACAGCA ATTAAGCCTTTGAATCACTCTCACGGTTTACCACCGAGTTGGAACGGAGTGACTTATGTATGTAGCTGCATGATTTTCTTGCGTTGCACTAGTGGTGCAAAGCTTCTATTGAAGAAATGGGTTGAAGAAATTCGAGCTCAGCCCTGGTCTAACACCGAAGCAAAGAAACCACATGACCAACCTGCTTTTAATCGAGCACTTCGCAAAACAACTCATCAG GTAGATGTCTACTTGCTTCCACAATCAGCTTTCCCGTCAGGAGGATTGTACTTTAAGAACAAGAAATGGGTAAATGAGACAAAGGGGAAACATGTAATAGTTCACAATAACTACATTGTCGGTTACAACCAGAAGTTGAAACGCTTCCAAGATTTTGGTCTATGGCTAGTGGATGATTTTTCTCATGAGTCACCACTGGGAAAATTAGA GTTAGTCCACGAGCAGAATACTGAAGagaaaaaacagaagaagagagGGAGAAAACAAACAGAAAACGGGGGTCAAAACCAGAACATCCTCTAG